ATTAGTTACGCATTTCCCGTATCCCATGGAAGAGATTTAAAGAACGCGGACACTCTGGTGTAAGACTCTTCGAAATCTGGTAGCTCTACGACAGTATCCTTTAGGGATGCGTACCCTTCAAAAGAACGTCTTTTTATTTCAGGGTCGTCTATGCCATTTACGTTTAGAAGATAATCGATGTTTTTACCTTCGCTCTTATTGAGTAAGGAGCGGTGAATTTTTGTTTTTTCTTCTTCGCTTAAAGTATAAATTGTGCTGAGTAAATAGTTTACATCGTATATATCCTGCTCTCTATTTCTTTTCCGCTCAGATTGCTGAAGTATAGATCTAATTTTTTCAGCAAGTAAATCGCATATATCATATGCCTGGATTTCACCATCATGATCACCAAGCTGTAACATTTCAACGTTGTATGATTTTTCATTGAAGCTGTAATCAATTACAATTACTAAAGGGCAATTTTTTTCATTAAGTCGCTTCATTTGAGCCGCGTTGCTTCGCAAGCAATAAGCAAGCTTCAACTTAATCGTTGGGAAAGTACCTTTTGGATTTGGCTTTATTTGGTACGATTGTAGTTGGCATTTTATTCCATAGTTTAGTCCAGACTCAACCACGTCCATGGATTCATTTAACGACTTTTCAAACTCTTCTAGATCTATCTCAGCAAGTTTTTTTTCTGTAGAAAAATCGATATCCGTTGTGAACCGAGTGCTCCCATAGCGAATCCCAAGAAGTGTTCCT
This sequence is a window from Pseudomonas sp. R76. Protein-coding genes within it:
- a CDS encoding nucleotidyl transferase AbiEii/AbiGii toxin family protein; amino-acid sequence: MEIDIEQWVQEAQPDYLLARQATHIILRAISSNESLRTSMIIKGGTLLGIRYGSTRFTTDIDFSTEKKLAEIDLEEFEKSLNESMDVVESGLNYGIKCQLQSYQIKPNPKGTFPTIKLKLAYCLRSNAAQMKRLNEKNCPLVIVIDYSFNEKSYNVEMLQLGDHDGEIQAYDICDLLAEKIRSILQQSERKRNREQDIYDVNYLLSTIYTLSEEEKTKIHRSLLNKSEGKNIDYLLNVNGIDDPEIKRRSFEGYASLKDTVVELPDFEESYTRVSAFFKSLPWDTGNA